Proteins encoded together in one Camelina sativa cultivar DH55 chromosome 9, Cs, whole genome shotgun sequence window:
- the LOC109126559 gene encoding uncharacterized protein LOC109126559 — protein MSALMALCRARASSSLFNTMIRPAFRSFSTGFAEAQNKSLVAQMKEEMLHMDINSMVGSSMPLGMMRIGTIIYNIEVNPGQGAKMVRAAGTNAKILKEHASGKCLLKLPSGDTKWINASCRATIGTVSNPSNGTKKLRKAGQSRWLGIRPTVRGIAKNPCDHPHGGGEGKSKSSGSRGGTSVTPWGKPCKGGYKSASVKKKKKKRLAAAAAKM, from the exons ATGTCGGCTCTTATGGCGTTATGCAGAGctcgagcttcttcttctttattcaaCACCATGATTCGTCCAGCATTTCGCTCTTTCTCCACAG GTTTTGCTGAGGCGCAGAACAAATCATTGGTGGCGCAAATGAAAGAAGAGATGCTCCACATGGACATCAACTCAATGGTAGGCAGTTCCATGCCACTAGGTATGATGCGTATCGGAACAATCATCTACAACATCGAGGTGAACCCAGGGCAAGGCGCCAAGATGGTCCGAGCTGCAGGAACCAACGCCAAGATCCTAAAGGAGCATGCTTCAGGGAAATGCTTGCTGAAGCTTCCGTCAGGGGACACCAAGTGGATCAACGCCAGTTGCCGTGCTACGATTGGCACAGTGTCGAACCCGTCTAACGGAACCAAGAAGCTGAGGAAAGCAGGACAGAGTAGGTGGTTGGGGATAAGGCCCACAGTTAGAGGAATCGCCAAGAATCCGTGTGATCATCCACATGGTGGAGGTGAAGGAAAAAgcaaaagtagtggaagccgaGGTGGGACATCGGTTACTCCCTGGGGGAAACCGTGCAAAGGCGGTTACAAATCCGCTAgtgtcaagaagaagaagaagaagcgtttGGCTGCTGCAGCTGCcaaaatgtga